The DNA region TGCTCTCCCCTTTATAATGAATAATCGAAGTTTCCGGCACATAGTGTATCTCCCAGTCGGCTTCAGTCACTCTGTAACAGAGATCAATATCTTCGCCATACATGAAAAACCGTTCATCAAACCCGTTCATCTCCTTCAGGCACTCGGTTCTGAAAAACATAAATGACCCTGATAACACCGGGACTTGCGACTGCTCATCTTCATCCTTCCACCCCTGATAATACGCCCCAAAATGTTTGTTATTTGGAAACAGGGCCGTCAATCCCATCGCTTTATACACAGCTGCAGAAAGTGTTGGCACAGACCTGCGGGATTCTGGTGCAAATGATCCATCCGGATTCAGAATTTTACAACCCGCTGCTCCGCATTTTTGATGACTCTCCATAAAGTCAATGAGTACCTGCAGAGTATCCTCCTGGATAAGGGTATCAGGATTAAGCAATAACGTATATTTCCCATTGGCTTTCTGAATCGCCTGGTTATTGGCTTTTCCAAATCCATAATTCTCCTTGTTTTCGATATAATGAACCTGCGGGAAATATTTCTTCAGGAAAGGTATGGAGCCGTCATCGGAGTTGTTATCTACTACAAAAATCTCGGTAGTTAGATTTTTTGAAGCTTTTATCACAGACTGAAGACAATTTGCCAGGAACTCCTTCACATTGTAATTGACGATAATTACTGAGAGATCCGGCCGGGACTGAGTTGTTTTCATAATCCCAGTTTGTTTAACACGTAGTCCAATTTACCTTTTAAGCCAAGCCCATATCCATATTTTGAAGCGGTACCGCGCCAAAGGTGATCAATGTACTTTTCCATCGGGAAATGAATCAATCTGTATCCATTTTTTTGCGCTTCAGTAAAATTTTCAAGCGTTGGCTGGCCGTGATGAATAAATGGGGGAAATTGTTTGTAAGGGTTTGTTTTCATCAACAGATAAGGAGTCACCACTACAGGGACACCATCTTCTGATTTAAATCCCCTGGCATTTGCCGTTACGATATGTCCGGCAGCATAGTTGAGTGGTTCTGCATTAAGCTGTTCTAC from Rhodohalobacter sp. SW132 includes:
- a CDS encoding glycosyltransferase, which translates into the protein MKRVTAVIVNYQTPELLYEAVLSFKKIYPDVRLVIFDNGSEDHSITVIKSLQQSYPDTVSAHFERKNIFHGPALDKSLQEIVETEFCFFLDSDTVTKKGGFLEKGVEQLNAEPLNYAAGHIVTANARGFKSEDGVPVVVTPYLLMKTNPYKQFPPFIHHGQPTLENFTEAQKNGYRLIHFPMEKYIDHLWRGTASKYGYGLGLKGKLDYVLNKLGL